Proteins encoded together in one Lathyrus oleraceus cultivar Zhongwan6 chromosome 5, CAAS_Psat_ZW6_1.0, whole genome shotgun sequence window:
- the LOC127088075 gene encoding putative cyclin-A3-1: METRASKKRATTNQQPSVLVPKRQRVVLEEFPDLDISDYRPLQKLQCRKNPNLSKSALTSTISLLPNSNLDKSVCNKSNAKRDSQQIIEPYLSDISDYLRTMEMQEKRRPAVDYMDKVQTCITTNMRGTLVDWLVEVADEYKLLPETLHLAVTYIDRFLSIHSLNRSKLQLLGVSAMLIASKYEEITPPKAVDFCQITDNTYELPEVLEMEAHILKSLNFEMGNPNVTTFLKRFVAIASENRKTSNLQFEYLCNYLADLSLLDYECIKFLPSVVAASVIFLAKFIIRPRVHPWTLSLYESLGYQSDDLEECVTILHDLYLSRRAASLKAVRDKYKQNKFKCVANLPSLPELPALYFEEVHG; this comes from the exons ATGGAGACTCGTGCCTCAAAGAAAAGAGCAACCACCAATCAACAACCGTCTGTCCTTGTTCCCAAAAGGCAGAGGGTCGTTTTGGAAGAATTTCCAGATCTCGACATTTCTGATTACCGGCCTCTACAGAAACTCCAGTGTCGAAAAAACCCTAACCTCAGCAAATCAGCATTAACTTCAACAATTTCTTTACTTCCTAATTCCAATTTGGATAAGTCTGTTTGTAACAAAAGCAATGCTAAACGTGACAGTCAGCAGATTATCGAGCCTTACCTATCCGATATCTCCGATTATCTTCGCACAATGGAG ATGCAGGAAAAACGAAGACCAGCGGTTGATTACATGGATAAAGTTCAGACATGCATTACTACAAATATGAGGGGAACATTGGTGGATTGGTTAGTTGAGGTTGCGGATGAATACAAACTTCTCCCTGAAACTCTTCATCTAGCTGTTACCTACATTGACAGATTCCTATCTATCCATTCTCTCAATAGATCCAAGCTTCAGTTGCTCGGTGTTTCCGCTATGCTCATTGCATC GAAGTATGAAGAAATCACTCCACCAAAAGCAGTGGATTTCTGCCAAATTACTGATAACACATATGAACTGCCTGAG GTTTTAGAGATGGAAGCTCACATACTCAAGTCCCTAAATTTTGAAATGGGAAACCCTAATGTCACCACTTTCTTAAA GAGGTTTGTTGCAATTGCTTCTGAGAATCGAAAG ACTTCCAATTTGCAGTTTGAATATTTGTGCAACTATCTTGCTGATTTAAGCCTGCTTGACTATGAGTGTATAAAATTCTTGCCTTCTGTTGTGGCTGCCTCTGTTATATTTCTTGCCAAATTTATTATCCGGCCTAGAGTACATCCTTGG ACTTTGTCCCTTTATGAATCACTGGGTTATCAATCTGATGATTTGGAAGAATGTGTCACCATTCTTCATGATTTGTATTTGTCAAGAAGGGCAGCATCCTTGAAAGCTGTTCGTGACAAATACAAGCAGAACAAG TTTAAATGTGTAGCAAACTTGCCTTCCCTGCCAGAGTTGCCAGCCCTTTACTTTGAAGAAGTTCATGGCTGA